The nucleotide window GCCTCTTCGTCTCCTCATAGCTCCCGAGCCCCTTGTAAACGTCCGGGATTACCGTGTGGCAACCGAGGGCAAAGATAGACACACCGACAATTGCCCAGAGTCCCTCACCGCTCATGTAGAGAGCGTTCTCGAGCCTCCCCTTGGGGAGGAGCATGACTGCAACCACGAGGAAGAGTATAAGCATGAAAAAGCTCATAATAAGCTCGCTCTTCCCGCTCGCCTCTAGGCCCAAGTATATCACAAGGGAGGCAAGAGCCCAGAAGATTATGGCTCCAAGGGTCTCGCTGATTCCGAAGAGACTCGAGAAGACACTGCCCATGCCGGCTATGTAAGCGAGAAGGGCCCCGAAGCTCATTATTGTGACGCTCACGAACATCAGAACACCGCCACCACGGCCTAAGGCCTTCTTAGCTATCGTGCTGAGCTGGGCCCCATTCATCCTCGCGGAAAAATCTAAGACTATCCTCGCGGAAAAATCTAAGACTATCCTCGCGGTGAAGAGCATGAGAAGCATCACAGCCACTAGAACAGCCAGAGCTGGAATTAAACCAACGCTCTTCGCGGCGTAAGGTAGCCCGAGGACTCCCGCCCCTATCTGAGTTCCCACGAGGATTGCCAAGGCCTCACCCCTCTTCATCCAACCACCCCAATCGACGATAAGCTTTCGGACCTAATACGCTTTGCCGTTAGAAAAATTAGGACTTAGATGAATTTTATCCATACGCTCGAATGCATACATGAACACTGAAGAACGGAATGTTGCACCCAGAGGCTGAAAAATTTTCAAAACTCAGGACCAAAAATCGAAGCGACTACCAGAGAAAAAGGACAAGGAGTCGGTTCACCTTCTCAGCGGCTCCGGGATTGCCTCATTCCATTTCTCCTGGGCCAACTTCCCAGTGTACTTGAACTTCTCAACGAGCTTTTCCGCTTTTTCCCTTCTCCTCTGGTGCTCCTTCAGGAACTCCTGGACCCTCTGGATTAGGTAGCGCTTGCACTCCCCACACATGAGGGCGCCAGCCTTACAGGCGTGGTAGCGCTCCATGAGCTTTTTGTCATCTTCCTCAAAGAATATCTCGAGCCACTTGAAGACAACACACTTCTCGGGGTTTCCGCCCTTCTCCCTCTGTTCCTTCAGCGTCGGCTGGCCACCGGTGAGGGCAAACCTCCATATCTTCCTACCGGCATCCTCCGGGTCATCCGTCAGGTATATTGCCGTCTCGGGCTTGCTGGCACTCATCTTGCCCTCAAGCCCCGTCAACGGCGGAACGAACTTGCTGTGAAGTGCCGCCGTCTTATAGTAGCCGAGGCTCTCCGCGAAGTCCCTCTGGAGCCTCCAGTAGGGATCCTGGTCTATGGCCGCTGGAATCAGACAGCGTCTCTTCTCGAAGAAGGTTGGAGCGGCCTGTATCGCCGGATAGAAAATCATCCCAATCTTGCTCTGCTCGGTGAAGCCGAAAACTGCTTTTGCCATCGAGAAGTTTATTTTTTTGGCTATCGGAATAGCCATCTCATAGATCTTCGTGAACTCGCTGTTCTGGAAGATGAAGGTCTTGTCAGGATCGAAGCCGACGGCTATAATGTCAAGGATGTTCTGGTAGGCCCAGCGCTTGGTGTCCTCAAAGGTTAGCTTGTCCTTGAAGAGGAACTTCTCGTCGTCCGTTATCTGGATGTAGAGGTTAACTCCAAACTTCTTCTGGAGCCATTTGGTGGCGAAGAACGGGATTATGTGGCCTATGTGCATGGGACCACTCGGACCCCTCCCCGTGTAGAGGAAAAAGCCCCTGCCGCTCTCGTAGTCGTTGAGAACCTTGTCGTAGTCCCTATGGGAGAAAAAGAAGCGCCTCCTGAAGTATATAGGAAGTTCACCCCCTGTTAGTTCGGCCGTTCTCTTAAGCAACTCCTCCGTCAACGGACTGGTTCCGAACTGCTCTATCAGCTTGTCGTAGTCCACTAACCCTTCAACGTCCCAAGGCGTAACCTTAAACTCAGCCATCCAAAACACCTCCCCTAGACGTGAAACCCCAGATTAGGCTAGAGCAGAAGAGGGAAATCTCACCAAGGCCAAAGGCAACCACCGAACATGGTTGGGAAAATGGTGGGGGAGGATTTAAAGTTTTTGGCCAACCGATAGGTATTTAATCGTGGACGCCCAAGATAATTTGGAGGTGATTCTCTATGAACTCCGAGGTCGTGAAGGAGTTTTTGGAGGACATCGGCGCAGACTACATCGAGCTTGAGGGGGAAATTCACCTCGAGCCTCAAGTCTTCTATGAGGTCTGGAAGTTCGTGGGTGAGCCCGAGCTCAAGACCTATGTCATTGAGGACGAGGTCGTGGAGCCTGGCGAGTACGATCCCCCCGAAATGAAATACACCGACGTCAAGAAGGTTAAGATTAAGAAAGTTTACTTCGAGACACTTGATGGTGTAAGGGTTGTCACCGATTATTCTGAGTTCCAGAAGATACTGAAGGAGATGAAGGGGGGCTAAAATTCCAAGATGGAGCGATAGCCGCTCCCATCTTCTTTTACCATCCTTGAGTACCTAGTGCTCATGTGCCTGTGGTTTAGCTCCCTGAACATGTCCAGATAGCCTATGGCCATCTTCTCCACGTACTGACCAAACTCCAGTATCTTCCCTCCCATATCCTCCTTAGAAGAGAAGTACCACTCAACGAAGTATCCTCTTGGACTAAGAACTCCTATCTGTATCTCCATATCACCGAACCTCTGGAAGAAGTCCTCTGGGAGCTCTTCGGCTATTCCGACAAAGGATCTGTCGTAAACGTCCTGAACGTTGTCTATGTAGGCATAGAAACCTTGGATTATACCATCCTCAATCAGACGTTTAATCATGAACTTTATCGTCGGCCTGCTTCTCCCAAGTCTCCTCTCGAGCTCTTTCATGGGTGTCCTCGCGTCTATCTTCAGGATGTCCAGCAGGAGGGCATACTCGTAGGAATACCGCCATCTTCCAAACTTCACTTCTTTGCCTTTTTCCATCGGGTAGGCCCAGACCTCATAGTATTCAAAATCATTCGAGTACTTGGAGAGCAACTCTGGGATATACTTCTCTTGATCAACCGGGATGTGAAGTATGGCGTTCAGGCCGTTCTTGAAGCCGAAGATAGGTGTCACGTGAACCACGAAAGGGTTCCTGAGCATCTCCTCAGCCTTCATCCTAAGCTCAACCTTTGGGACCGAGAGAAAGGCTACGTAGCTTTTGAGACCAAGCTTCGTTATATTGTACATTGCATTGACGAAGACGTACCTGCCATAGTATCTGTCGTAGAGCCTCTTGAGCCTGTGGTACTCGATGCCCTCTATATCCGCTATCCTTTTTAAGCTCTCCCTCGGATATTTGTTGAGAAGCTCAGCCAACCATTCGAGCTCTTCGAGGTTTACTCGCCCCTTATCTTGGGCCATCGGGCATCGGTAAAATTTTATTTCCAGCCACCTAAAACGGTTACGGTGGTGGGCCATGGTGAGGATAGAAGTCGTTGACATCGAGAAGCCCGAGGGCGTCGAGGTTATAATAGGGCAGGGGAATTTCTCGATATTCACGGTGGACGACCTTGCGAGGGCCCTGCTGACGACGGTCCCGGGCATAAAGTTTGGCATCGCTATGAACGAGGCCAAGCCCCAGCTCACCCGCTACACCGGCAACGACGAGGAACTGGAGAAGCTGGCTGCCAAGAATGCCCTGAAGATAGGAGCGGGCCACGTCTTTGTGATCCTCATGAAGAACGCCTACCCAATAAACGTCCTCAACACGATAAAGAACCACCCGGCAGTTACCATG belongs to Pyrococcus yayanosii CH1 and includes:
- a CDS encoding tryptophan--tRNA ligase, with translation MAEFKVTPWDVEGLVDYDKLIEQFGTSPLTEELLKRTAELTGGELPIYFRRRFFFSHRDYDKVLNDYESGRGFFLYTGRGPSGPMHIGHIIPFFATKWLQKKFGVNLYIQITDDEKFLFKDKLTFEDTKRWAYQNILDIIAVGFDPDKTFIFQNSEFTKIYEMAIPIAKKINFSMAKAVFGFTEQSKIGMIFYPAIQAAPTFFEKRRCLIPAAIDQDPYWRLQRDFAESLGYYKTAALHSKFVPPLTGLEGKMSASKPETAIYLTDDPEDAGRKIWRFALTGGQPTLKEQREKGGNPEKCVVFKWLEIFFEEDDKKLMERYHACKAGALMCGECKRYLIQRVQEFLKEHQRRREKAEKLVEKFKYTGKLAQEKWNEAIPEPLRR
- a CDS encoding aromatic amino acid transport family protein — its product is MKRGEALAILVGTQIGAGVLGLPYAAKSVGLIPALAVLVAVMLLMLFTARIVLDFSARIVLDFSARMNGAQLSTIAKKALGRGGGVLMFVSVTIMSFGALLAYIAGMGSVFSSLFGISETLGAIIFWALASLVIYLGLEASGKSELIMSFFMLILFLVVAVMLLPKGRLENALYMSGEGLWAIVGVSIFALGCHTVIPDVYKGLGSYEETKRLLTWAFIIPTVIYALFMASFLLVFGQDTPQIATQALEKLYGRTGLILGNLIPLFAITTSYIGIGLAQLSNVEEYLRVNRKLAWVLTVIPPLVVYLSGVGDFVSVLGVAGDTGDLMAFIVLPLVIYLANKLGLVPMGGEAGTSPGD
- a CDS encoding Lrp/AsnC family transcriptional regulator codes for the protein MAQDKGRVNLEELEWLAELLNKYPRESLKRIADIEGIEYHRLKRLYDRYYGRYVFVNAMYNITKLGLKSYVAFLSVPKVELRMKAEEMLRNPFVVHVTPIFGFKNGLNAILHIPVDQEKYIPELLSKYSNDFEYYEVWAYPMEKGKEVKFGRWRYSYEYALLLDILKIDARTPMKELERRLGRSRPTIKFMIKRLIEDGIIQGFYAYIDNVQDVYDRSFVGIAEELPEDFFQRFGDMEIQIGVLSPRGYFVEWYFSSKEDMGGKILEFGQYVEKMAIGYLDMFRELNHRHMSTRYSRMVKEDGSGYRSILEF
- a CDS encoding DUF5748 family protein, which encodes MNSEVVKEFLEDIGADYIELEGEIHLEPQVFYEVWKFVGEPELKTYVIEDEVVEPGEYDPPEMKYTDVKKVKIKKVYFETLDGVRVVTDYSEFQKILKEMKGG
- a CDS encoding adenosine-specific kinase, which produces MVRIEVVDIEKPEGVEVIIGQGNFSIFTVDDLARALLTTVPGIKFGIAMNEAKPQLTRYTGNDEELEKLAAKNALKIGAGHVFVILMKNAYPINVLNTIKNHPAVTMIYGASENPFQVIVAETELGRSVLGIVDGKAATKIETEEQKRERRELVEKIGYKID